The proteins below are encoded in one region of Aquisphaera giovannonii:
- a CDS encoding HlyD family secretion protein, which yields MDTERRNEPGPPPGDAPDRPAPRATEETPGDPARGPAAPEAPPPHPPSGPRRRGKRLLIGLLLAAGLAGGAAWYRPALVLMWNSVHTDDAYVAGHVTYVAPRVAGTILKVHVDDNEFVEQGDLLAELDPELYRVAEARAAAAVAVAEAQLVQARSQAKSIVAGIRASFNNLMLTTNNVTEGIAKLKASLATQAKAAAQRSLAEAELRRARNLLQSSSGTQQVVDQREASFQVAAATEVEALEQAHLARAAIGLPSIPPPGQGLGDVPADWANRAPAVRAALAELINVAVKIGADVPPIEEDARTAVENFRRKAPGGDLDAYLNNLADDSPPVRLAKAGVEQASRALDQARLDLRDTKIRAEFSGVIGRRVANPGNRVQAGQGLMTLRSLDDVWIDANFKETQLADLRIGQPVEIHADAYPGRTYRGRVSGFAPGTGAATALLPPENATGNFVKVVQRLPVRIDLVDGNPPDAPLFVGLSVEPRVLIREAPAGPFAGQRLRRPVQEEAGARAAEPSR from the coding sequence TTGGACACGGAACGCCGCAACGAGCCCGGCCCGCCCCCGGGGGACGCACCGGACCGGCCCGCCCCCCGGGCGACCGAGGAGACCCCCGGCGACCCGGCCCGCGGCCCGGCCGCGCCGGAGGCCCCTCCGCCCCATCCCCCCTCGGGCCCGCGCCGGCGGGGGAAGCGGCTGCTGATCGGCCTGCTGCTCGCGGCCGGCCTGGCGGGCGGGGCGGCCTGGTACCGGCCGGCCCTCGTCCTGATGTGGAACTCGGTGCACACCGACGACGCGTATGTCGCCGGGCACGTCACCTACGTCGCCCCGCGCGTGGCGGGCACGATCCTGAAGGTCCACGTGGACGACAATGAGTTCGTGGAGCAGGGGGACCTCCTCGCCGAGCTCGACCCGGAGCTCTACCGGGTGGCCGAGGCCCGCGCGGCCGCCGCGGTGGCCGTGGCGGAGGCCCAGCTCGTGCAGGCCCGGTCGCAGGCGAAGTCGATCGTGGCGGGCATCCGCGCCTCGTTCAACAACCTCATGCTGACCACCAACAACGTGACCGAGGGCATCGCCAAGCTCAAGGCCAGCCTGGCGACGCAGGCCAAGGCCGCCGCCCAGCGGTCGCTCGCCGAGGCCGAGCTCCGCCGGGCCCGCAACCTGCTCCAGTCCAGCAGCGGCACCCAGCAGGTCGTGGACCAGCGCGAGGCGTCCTTCCAGGTCGCCGCGGCCACGGAGGTGGAGGCCCTGGAGCAGGCCCACCTCGCCCGCGCGGCGATCGGCCTCCCGTCGATCCCGCCGCCCGGCCAGGGCCTCGGCGACGTGCCGGCGGACTGGGCCAACCGCGCCCCGGCCGTCCGCGCGGCGCTCGCGGAGCTGATCAACGTCGCGGTCAAGATCGGCGCGGACGTCCCGCCCATCGAGGAGGACGCGAGGACCGCGGTGGAGAACTTCCGCAGGAAGGCCCCCGGCGGCGACCTGGACGCCTACCTCAACAACCTGGCGGACGACTCGCCGCCCGTCCGGCTGGCGAAGGCCGGCGTGGAGCAGGCGAGTCGGGCGCTCGACCAGGCGCGGCTCGACCTCCGCGACACGAAGATCCGCGCCGAGTTTTCCGGCGTCATCGGCCGCCGGGTCGCCAACCCGGGCAATCGCGTGCAGGCCGGCCAGGGGCTCATGACGCTGCGGTCGCTGGATGACGTCTGGATCGACGCCAACTTCAAGGAGACCCAGCTCGCCGACCTCCGGATCGGCCAGCCGGTGGAGATCCACGCCGACGCCTACCCCGGCCGCACCTATCGGGGCCGCGTCTCCGGCTTCGCGCCGGGCACCGGCGCCGCCACCGCGCTGCTGCCTCCGGAGAACGCCACGGGGAACTTCGTGAAGGTCGTGCAGCGGCTGCCCGTGCGGATCGACCTGGTGGACGGGAACCCGCCGGACGCCCCGCTGTTCGTCGGCCTGTCGGTCGAGCCGCGGGTCCTGATCCGCGAGGCGCCGGCCGGCCCGTTCGCCGGCCAGAGGCTCCGCCGGCCGGTGCAGGAGGAGGCCGGGGCCAGGGCCGCGGAGCCGTCGCGATGA
- a CDS encoding alpha-L-arabinofuranosidase C-terminal domain-containing protein: MRGTDRSRRGLAPWLATLAACAGLGSTALPGRADAPATIDVDVDKPGVAIPADSFGLMTEEINHAYDGGLFAELIQNRTFQDPGSRGGPGAGGVAVGGLPVHWSVIGPGKAATVDADPATPALPLSLKLELGGGESGVANDGYWGIPVRPNTAYTASFFAKASGGFAGPVTASIRIDDGGAIVAKADTPPVTGGWLKYTVTLRTGADAPTTSKARFVLSASGAGSVEFSLVSLFPPTYQNTPNGLRVDLMELMADLRPKFIRLPGGNYLEGNRFSDRFNWKQMIGPAELRPGHQGCWGYRSSDGFGLPEYLLWCKQLGAEPVLAVFAGYVLNGDYARAGSPEMAVYTQEALEEIEYVSGPADSEWGRRRAADGFPEPFPLRYVEIGNEDWFDRSGSYDGRFTQMATAIRAKYPHLKIIASAPVKSFTPDVFDDHFYRSARELLRMSSMYDEPKGTPRPLRFNGGGYNGRQPGGIKTFVGEWATQEGRPTPTLNAGLADAAFVMGLERNSDAVIMQCYAPLLVNVNPADPGKGYPRAWQWGTNLIGYDALRSFGSPSYHAQVMLAHNKGDVVLPAKIDVAPVKPKEETPKGKVGLGAWHTQVEYADFTVTAPDGRVLLSADQARDIKNWKTTGGSWSVRGDALAPAERDGETWAIAGDPSWTDYTIHVRARKRGGREGLIVIWHAADGDNYRWWNVGGWGNTVIQCEAAEAGGRNPYGPSTPISVEAGRWYDLKLEVAGRRVKGYIDGKLVTEAADAAPAAQAPVVATATYDRADHAVLVKVVNAGDEAIDAKVNLRGAGRVGPSGVATVLSGEPGAVNTADEPKKVAPKQEAITDASESFRRTFPPHSFTILRLKAEAR; encoded by the coding sequence ATGCGAGGAACAGACCGATCCCGCCGGGGCCTGGCCCCCTGGCTCGCCACGCTCGCCGCCTGCGCGGGCCTCGGCTCGACGGCCCTGCCGGGGCGGGCCGATGCGCCGGCCACGATCGACGTGGACGTCGACAAGCCCGGCGTGGCGATCCCCGCGGACTCCTTCGGCCTGATGACCGAGGAGATCAACCACGCCTACGACGGCGGCCTCTTCGCCGAGCTCATCCAGAACCGCACGTTCCAGGATCCGGGCTCGCGTGGCGGCCCGGGCGCCGGGGGCGTCGCCGTGGGCGGCCTTCCGGTCCACTGGTCGGTGATCGGCCCGGGCAAGGCGGCGACCGTGGACGCCGACCCGGCGACGCCCGCCCTGCCGCTCAGCCTGAAGCTCGAGCTCGGCGGCGGCGAGTCGGGCGTCGCGAACGACGGCTACTGGGGCATCCCGGTGCGGCCGAACACCGCGTACACGGCCAGCTTCTTCGCGAAGGCCTCCGGCGGCTTCGCGGGGCCGGTCACGGCCTCGATCCGCATCGACGACGGCGGCGCCATCGTCGCGAAGGCCGACACGCCGCCGGTCACCGGCGGCTGGCTGAAGTACACCGTCACGCTGAGGACCGGGGCCGACGCCCCGACCACGTCGAAGGCCCGGTTCGTCCTCTCCGCGAGCGGGGCCGGCAGCGTCGAGTTCAGCCTGGTGTCGCTCTTCCCGCCGACGTATCAGAACACGCCCAACGGCTTGCGCGTGGACCTCATGGAGCTGATGGCCGACCTGAGGCCGAAGTTCATCCGCCTGCCGGGCGGCAACTACCTCGAGGGAAACCGGTTCTCGGACCGCTTCAACTGGAAGCAGATGATCGGCCCGGCCGAGCTCCGCCCGGGGCACCAGGGCTGCTGGGGCTACCGGTCGTCCGACGGCTTCGGCCTGCCCGAGTACCTGCTCTGGTGCAAGCAGCTCGGCGCCGAGCCGGTGCTCGCCGTCTTCGCCGGCTACGTGCTCAACGGCGACTACGCCCGGGCCGGCAGCCCGGAGATGGCCGTCTACACGCAGGAGGCCCTCGAGGAGATCGAGTACGTCAGCGGCCCGGCCGACAGCGAGTGGGGCCGCAGGCGCGCGGCCGACGGATTCCCGGAGCCCTTCCCGCTCCGCTACGTCGAGATCGGCAACGAGGACTGGTTCGACCGCTCCGGCAGCTACGACGGCCGGTTCACCCAGATGGCCACCGCGATCCGCGCGAAGTACCCGCACCTGAAGATCATCGCGTCCGCCCCGGTGAAGAGCTTCACGCCCGACGTCTTCGACGACCACTTCTACCGCAGCGCCCGCGAGCTCCTGCGGATGAGCTCGATGTATGACGAGCCGAAGGGCACGCCCAGGCCGCTCCGCTTCAACGGCGGCGGCTACAACGGCCGCCAGCCCGGCGGGATCAAGACCTTCGTCGGCGAGTGGGCCACGCAGGAGGGCCGGCCGACGCCCACTCTCAACGCCGGCCTGGCCGACGCCGCGTTCGTCATGGGGCTGGAGCGGAATTCCGACGCCGTGATCATGCAGTGCTACGCCCCGCTGCTCGTGAACGTGAACCCGGCCGACCCGGGGAAGGGCTATCCCCGGGCCTGGCAGTGGGGGACGAACCTCATCGGCTACGACGCGCTCCGCAGCTTCGGCTCGCCGAGCTATCACGCCCAGGTGATGCTCGCCCACAACAAGGGGGACGTCGTCCTGCCGGCGAAGATCGACGTCGCCCCGGTGAAGCCGAAGGAGGAGACGCCGAAGGGCAAGGTCGGCCTCGGCGCCTGGCACACGCAGGTGGAGTACGCCGACTTCACCGTGACCGCCCCGGACGGCCGCGTGCTGCTCTCGGCCGACCAGGCCAGGGACATCAAGAACTGGAAGACGACCGGCGGCTCGTGGAGCGTCCGCGGCGACGCCCTGGCCCCGGCCGAGCGCGACGGCGAGACCTGGGCGATCGCCGGCGACCCGAGCTGGACCGATTACACGATCCACGTCCGGGCCCGCAAGCGGGGCGGCCGCGAGGGGCTCATCGTGATCTGGCACGCGGCCGACGGCGACAACTACCGGTGGTGGAACGTCGGCGGCTGGGGCAACACCGTCATCCAGTGCGAGGCCGCCGAGGCCGGCGGCCGCAACCCCTACGGCCCGAGCACGCCGATCTCCGTCGAGGCGGGCCGCTGGTACGACCTGAAGCTCGAGGTCGCCGGCCGTCGCGTCAAGGGCTACATCGACGGCAAGCTCGTGACCGAGGCCGCGGACGCGGCGCCGGCGGCGCAGGCCCCGGTCGTCGCCACGGCCACCTATGATCGCGCCGACCACGCGGTGCTCGTGAAGGTCGTCAACGCCGGCGACGAGGCGATCGACGCCAAGGTCAACCTCCGCGGCGCCGGCCGCGTCGGGCCGAGCGGCGTGGCGACGGTCCTCTCCGGCGAGCCCGGCGCCGTCAACACGGCGGACGAGCCCAAGAAGGTGGCGCCGAAGCAGGAGGCCATCACCGACGCCTCCGAGTCCTTCCGCCGGACCTTCCCGCCCCACTCGTTCACGATCCTGCGGCTGAAGGCCGAGGCGCGGTGA
- a CDS encoding DUF1254 domain-containing protein: MRIHACPMLPVPGLLLAALSLTGILPHADAGQDAGKPAPVTVENFIRAESDVYLGGIVKEGGFGKFRHSRELTPIDRQTIIRMNRDTLYSAAVFDLDAGAVTVTLPDAGTRFQSLQVIDQDHFTHGVSYGAGARTLDRKEIGTRYVLALVRTLVDPADPKDLDEVHRLQDAIKAEQASPGAFEPPAWDPASHKKVRDALLVLGSTLPDSKRAFGAKGRVDPIRHLIGTALGWGGNPDGDATYINVTPAKNDGKTPYTVTVKDVPVDGFWSISVYGADGFFKPNPRDAYTISNITAKKAADGSVTVTFGGDGSAPNSIPITPGWNYIVRLYRPRPEVLDGTWKFPEPRPAE, from the coding sequence ATGCGAATCCACGCCTGCCCGATGCTCCCGGTCCCCGGCCTGCTGCTCGCCGCCCTGTCGCTGACCGGCATCCTGCCCCACGCCGACGCGGGGCAGGATGCCGGCAAGCCCGCCCCGGTCACGGTCGAGAACTTCATCCGCGCCGAGAGCGACGTCTACCTCGGCGGGATCGTCAAGGAAGGGGGCTTCGGCAAGTTCCGGCACAGCCGCGAGCTGACGCCGATCGACAGGCAGACGATCATCCGGATGAACCGCGACACGCTCTATTCCGCCGCCGTCTTCGACCTGGACGCCGGGGCGGTCACGGTCACGCTCCCGGACGCCGGGACGCGATTCCAGTCCCTCCAGGTCATCGATCAAGACCATTTCACCCATGGCGTCTCCTACGGGGCCGGCGCCCGCACGCTCGACCGCAAGGAGATCGGCACGCGGTACGTCCTCGCGCTCGTCCGGACCCTCGTGGACCCGGCCGACCCGAAGGACCTGGACGAGGTCCACCGGCTCCAGGACGCCATCAAGGCGGAGCAGGCGAGCCCCGGGGCGTTCGAGCCGCCGGCCTGGGATCCGGCCAGCCACAAGAAGGTCCGCGACGCCCTCCTGGTGCTCGGCTCCACGCTCCCGGACTCGAAACGCGCGTTCGGCGCGAAGGGCCGGGTCGACCCGATCCGGCACCTGATCGGCACCGCGCTCGGCTGGGGCGGCAACCCGGACGGCGACGCCACCTACATCAACGTCACGCCGGCGAAGAACGACGGCAAGACCCCCTACACGGTGACGGTCAAGGACGTCCCCGTGGACGGCTTCTGGTCGATCAGCGTCTACGGCGCCGACGGCTTCTTCAAGCCGAACCCCCGGGACGCCTACACGATCAGCAACATCACGGCGAAGAAGGCGGCCGACGGCTCCGTCACCGTCACCTTCGGCGGCGACGGCTCGGCCCCGAATTCGATCCCCATCACGCCCGGCTGGAACTACATCGTCCGCCTCTACCGGCCCCGGCCGGAGGTCCTCGACGGCACCTGGAAATTCCCGGAGCCCCGGCCGGCCGAGTGA
- a CDS encoding ABC transporter ATP-binding protein encodes MGSIPGRMAAVRDERGGSMGETVIATWGLTKHYGRFAALSDVSLEVREGEVLGLLGPNGAGKTTLIRVLLGMLRPTAGTASVAGFDPWHQGREMRRRVSYLPGEIRLFGHLTGLKMLRYMSDLRGGEALERAVALAERVLKLDLSRKVRTYSTGMKQKLALAQAFADPVEILVLDEPTSALDPTVRNDVVSLVGQARAAGQTVLFSGHVLSEVEAVADRVAIMRRGRLMHVEDMRDRRGLRLVLARYEGGVPDRFPEELGLVVRERNGATVLWEHRGPVSPLATWIGSQPIVDFAVGTEDLRSLYDRYHGPEAGGDEGGDEGEGGPS; translated from the coding sequence ATGGGTAGCATCCCGGGCCGGATGGCCGCGGTCCGCGACGAGCGAGGAGGGTCGATGGGCGAGACGGTGATCGCGACCTGGGGGCTGACGAAGCACTACGGGCGCTTTGCGGCCCTGTCGGACGTCAGCCTGGAGGTCCGCGAGGGGGAGGTCCTGGGCCTGCTCGGGCCCAACGGGGCGGGGAAGACGACCCTGATCCGGGTGCTCCTGGGGATGCTCCGCCCGACGGCCGGCACCGCCAGCGTGGCCGGATTCGACCCCTGGCACCAGGGGCGGGAGATGCGCCGGCGCGTCTCGTACCTCCCCGGCGAGATCCGCCTCTTCGGCCACCTCACCGGCCTGAAGATGCTCCGCTACATGAGCGACCTCCGCGGCGGCGAGGCCCTGGAGCGGGCCGTCGCCCTGGCGGAGCGGGTGCTGAAGCTGGACCTCTCCCGCAAGGTCCGGACCTACTCCACGGGCATGAAGCAGAAGCTCGCCCTGGCGCAGGCCTTCGCCGACCCGGTCGAGATCCTGGTCCTCGACGAGCCGACCTCCGCGCTCGATCCGACGGTGCGGAACGACGTCGTGAGCCTCGTCGGCCAGGCGAGGGCCGCCGGCCAGACGGTCCTCTTCTCCGGGCACGTCCTCTCCGAGGTGGAGGCCGTCGCCGACCGGGTCGCCATCATGCGGCGGGGGAGGCTGATGCACGTCGAGGACATGCGCGACCGCCGAGGCCTGCGGCTGGTCCTGGCCCGCTACGAGGGGGGCGTCCCCGACCGCTTCCCGGAGGAGCTGGGGCTCGTCGTCCGCGAGCGCAACGGCGCGACGGTCCTCTGGGAGCACCGCGGGCCGGTGTCCCCGCTGGCGACGTGGATCGGCTCGCAGCCGATCGTCGATTTCGCCGTCGGCACCGAGGACCTGCGGAGCCTCTACGACCGCTACCACGGCCCCGAGGCCGGGGGCGACGAGGGCGGGGACGAAGGCGAGGGGGGCCCGTCATGA
- a CDS encoding dihydrolipoyl dehydrogenase family protein, with product MSDDHYENLVIGSGEAGKYLAWTLGGKGQRTAVVERWKVGGACPNVACLPSKNVIHGAKVAEFVREASTYGIHTGPATVDMAGVTARKRAMVEGLQALHMEKFRASGAEIVMGEGRFVGPRTVRVALNGGGERVLKADRVFLDVGSRASLPDVPGLADARPMTHVEALELERLPEHLVVLGGGYVGLEFAQALRRFGGRVTILQRSRLLAGEDPDVSEALTQLMADEGIAVRTGASVASVSGTSGEEVTIALAGGAAIEATHLLVATGRTPNTDSLDAAAGGVELDAHGYVRVNERLETTADGVWAMGDCAGSPKFTHASYDDFRVVLANLSGGSRTTAGRLIPSCLFTDPELAHVGLSETQAKAKGIPYRLARMPMASILRTRTISAPRGFVKALIAAEPDDRILGFTAFGAEASELLAAVQTAMVGGLPYTALRDAIFSHPTMSEGLNVLFGGRLQAVQA from the coding sequence ATGTCCGATGATCATTATGAGAACCTGGTGATCGGCAGCGGCGAGGCCGGGAAGTACCTGGCCTGGACCCTCGGCGGGAAGGGCCAGAGGACGGCGGTCGTCGAGCGCTGGAAGGTCGGCGGGGCGTGCCCGAACGTGGCGTGCCTGCCGTCGAAGAACGTGATTCACGGGGCGAAGGTCGCCGAGTTCGTGCGCGAGGCGAGCACGTACGGCATCCACACAGGGCCGGCGACGGTGGACATGGCCGGCGTGACGGCGCGGAAGCGGGCGATGGTCGAGGGCCTCCAGGCCCTGCACATGGAGAAGTTCCGGGCGAGCGGCGCCGAGATCGTCATGGGCGAGGGCCGGTTCGTCGGGCCCCGGACGGTCCGCGTCGCCCTGAACGGCGGGGGCGAGCGCGTCCTGAAGGCCGACCGCGTCTTCCTCGACGTCGGCTCGCGGGCGAGCCTGCCGGATGTGCCCGGCCTGGCCGACGCCCGGCCGATGACCCACGTGGAGGCCCTGGAGCTGGAGCGGCTGCCGGAGCACCTGGTCGTCCTCGGCGGCGGGTACGTCGGGCTGGAGTTCGCCCAGGCGTTGCGACGCTTCGGCGGCCGGGTGACGATCCTCCAGCGCTCGAGGCTCCTCGCCGGCGAGGATCCGGACGTCTCCGAGGCCCTGACGCAGCTCATGGCGGACGAGGGCATCGCCGTGCGCACGGGGGCGTCCGTGGCCTCCGTCTCGGGCACCTCGGGGGAGGAGGTGACGATCGCGCTGGCCGGCGGCGCGGCCATCGAGGCGACGCACCTCCTCGTCGCCACGGGACGCACGCCCAACACGGACTCCCTGGACGCGGCGGCGGGCGGCGTGGAGCTGGACGCGCACGGCTATGTTCGCGTGAACGAACGCCTGGAGACGACCGCGGACGGCGTCTGGGCGATGGGCGACTGCGCGGGGAGCCCGAAGTTCACGCACGCGTCGTACGACGACTTCCGCGTCGTGCTCGCCAACCTCTCCGGCGGCTCGCGGACGACGGCCGGCCGCCTGATCCCCTCCTGCCTCTTCACCGACCCGGAGCTCGCCCACGTCGGCCTGTCTGAGACCCAGGCGAAGGCGAAGGGGATCCCCTACCGGCTGGCGAGGATGCCGATGGCGTCCATCCTCCGGACGCGGACGATCTCCGCCCCCCGGGGCTTCGTCAAGGCCCTCATCGCCGCGGAGCCGGACGACCGGATCCTGGGCTTCACCGCCTTCGGCGCCGAGGCGAGCGAGCTCCTCGCCGCCGTGCAGACCGCCATGGTCGGCGGCCTCCCCTACACGGCGCTACGCGACGCGATCTTCTCGCACCCGACGATGTCCGAAGGGCTCAACGTGCTGTTCGGGGGCAGGCTCCAGGCGGTGCAGGCGTGA
- a CDS encoding HdeD family acid-resistance protein, translating to MSLGNADPNAVVVRRVLRHELEAIRGNWPWLLALGIVLVVVGTLAIGAPLLASLATSLTIGVFLLIGGGAQLVGAFWTRDWSGFFLVLLMGVLYAVLGLLFIRQPVQAAAALTLLVACALMVGGLFRIIGALTYRFPHWGWVLLGGLLNLFLGILIWMEWPGSALWVIGLFVGIDMLFTGWTWIMLSLRLRGIAARHPPHPSTTATPPPASA from the coding sequence ATGAGCCTCGGCAATGCAGACCCGAACGCCGTCGTCGTGCGGCGGGTGCTCCGGCACGAGCTGGAGGCGATCCGCGGCAACTGGCCCTGGCTGCTCGCCCTGGGGATCGTCCTGGTGGTCGTCGGCACGCTGGCGATCGGGGCGCCGCTCCTCGCCTCGCTCGCCACGTCCCTGACCATCGGCGTGTTCCTGCTGATCGGCGGCGGCGCGCAGCTCGTGGGGGCGTTCTGGACGCGCGACTGGAGCGGCTTCTTCCTGGTGCTCCTGATGGGCGTGCTGTACGCGGTCCTGGGCCTCCTCTTCATCCGCCAGCCGGTCCAGGCCGCGGCGGCGCTCACCCTCCTCGTGGCCTGCGCCCTGATGGTGGGGGGCCTCTTCCGGATCATCGGCGCGCTGACCTACCGCTTCCCGCACTGGGGCTGGGTGCTCCTCGGCGGCCTGCTCAACCTCTTCCTGGGCATCCTCATCTGGATGGAGTGGCCGGGCTCTGCCCTCTGGGTCATCGGCCTGTTCGTGGGCATCGACATGCTCTTCACCGGCTGGACCTGGATCATGCTGTCCCTCCGCCTGCGGGGCATCGCCGCCCGCCACCCGCCCCACCCGTCCACGACCGCGACCCCGCCGCCGGCCTCGGCGTGA
- a CDS encoding ABC transporter permease subunit, protein MTAVGTMLRRQLGESRWFLGLAASALFGLGWLSAFIACRVERRFREVTGEEAERFTQFTRGMGGAAMDFSSLAFQVMFWSHPFVFLILCTWAISRGTAAVAGELERGTLDVTLSRPVSRAEYLATQVIVAVLGFLVLAAALVVGNRVGGLYNPVSDPPTAMALIMPATNLALVGLAVYGYSLLCGSWDVVRWRPNLFSATVTIAGYVAGVASTFPTLSDWEWIGRFSVFKAFDPVEVAVTGATFAPHAAALGAVAAAGIVLAFVVFLRRDLPSNT, encoded by the coding sequence ATGACCGCCGTCGGCACCATGCTCCGCAGGCAGCTCGGCGAATCGCGGTGGTTCCTCGGCCTGGCCGCCTCCGCGCTCTTCGGTCTGGGCTGGCTCTCCGCGTTCATCGCCTGCCGCGTCGAGCGGCGGTTCCGCGAGGTGACCGGAGAGGAGGCCGAGCGGTTCACGCAGTTCACGCGGGGGATGGGGGGCGCCGCGATGGACTTCTCCTCGCTGGCCTTCCAGGTCATGTTCTGGAGCCACCCCTTCGTCTTCCTGATCCTCTGCACCTGGGCGATCTCGCGGGGCACCGCGGCGGTGGCCGGCGAGCTCGAGCGGGGCACGCTGGACGTGACGCTCTCGCGGCCCGTGTCCCGCGCGGAGTACCTGGCCACGCAGGTGATCGTCGCCGTCCTCGGATTCCTCGTCCTGGCCGCGGCCCTGGTCGTCGGCAACCGCGTCGGCGGGCTCTACAACCCGGTCTCGGATCCGCCCACGGCCATGGCGCTCATCATGCCGGCGACGAACCTCGCCCTGGTCGGCCTGGCCGTCTACGGCTATTCGCTGCTGTGCGGCTCGTGGGACGTCGTCCGCTGGCGTCCCAACCTGTTCTCCGCAACCGTCACGATCGCCGGCTACGTGGCGGGCGTGGCCTCCACCTTCCCGACGCTCTCGGACTGGGAGTGGATCGGCCGGTTCTCCGTCTTCAAGGCGTTCGACCCCGTGGAGGTCGCCGTCACCGGCGCGACGTTCGCCCCCCACGCCGCGGCCCTCGGCGCCGTGGCCGCCGCGGGCATCGTCCTGGCCTTCGTCGTCTTCCTCCGCCGGGACCTGCCGTCGAATACCTAG
- a CDS encoding VOC family protein, which yields MRLNHLNLTVTDVQETRRFLETYFGMEGRGGNDNIAFLTDEGGMVLTLTSMKLGGVTEVRYPPSFHIGFAQASAESVDAIHGRLKADGYDVPAPSRQHGSWTFYFTAPGGFTVEVLS from the coding sequence ATGCGACTGAATCACCTGAACCTGACGGTCACGGACGTGCAGGAGACTCGCCGGTTCCTGGAGACATACTTCGGGATGGAAGGCCGGGGAGGGAACGACAACATCGCCTTCCTGACCGACGAGGGCGGCATGGTCCTCACGCTAACCAGCATGAAGCTCGGCGGGGTGACCGAGGTGAGGTATCCGCCCAGCTTCCACATCGGATTCGCGCAGGCGAGCGCCGAGTCCGTGGACGCGATCCACGGGCGCCTCAAGGCCGACGGCTACGACGTCCCGGCGCCCAGCCGGCAGCACGGCTCCTGGACGTTCTACTTCACCGCCCCGGGGGGATTCACCGTCGAGGTCCTATCCTGA